CGGGTCCTGGTGGTAGCGCTGGATGACCGTGTCCAGTGCCCGGCGCAGCGCCGTCCAGTCGTCCTCGTCGGCGGGGCGGGCGCGCAGCGCGTCCGCGACCCAGCCGCCGTGCGCGTCGAAGACGTCGAGGACGGCGTCCTCCTTGGTGCCGAAGTACCGCAGGAACGTGCTCCGGGACACCCCGGCCGCCGACGCCAGATCGTCGAGCGTCACCTTGTCGAAGCCGTCGCGGCGGAACAACTCGAAGGCGACCTGGGCCAGTTCGGCCCGTACGGCCGCTCGTGCGATGTCCCGTGTGTTCGCGCGGGCCGCTCCGCTCACCTCACTCACCCCGCGATGTTAACCCTGCCCGACCCCCGCTTGCGGGTGTGGGACTCAGTGGCTAGCGTGACACTCAGTTTCATCTACGGTACTTGTTATCGCGCCACTCGACCTACTCGACCCACTCGGCCTACTCGACAGCAAGGAGCGATCCGACGCCATGACCAAGACCCTCGGACTCATCGGCAGCGGAATGATCGGCGGTGCGCTGGCCCGGCTGGCCGTCGCCGCGGGGATGGACGTCGTCCTGAGCAACTCGCGCGGCCCCGAGACCCTCGCCGACCTGGTCGCCGAACTCGGCGACCGCGCCCACGCCGCCACCCCCGCCGAGGCCGCGCGGGCCGGTGACCTGGTCGTGGCGACGATCCCGCTGCACGCCTACACGCGGCTCTCCGCCGCCGACCTGGCGGGCAGGACCGTGATCGACACCATGAACTACTACCCGGAGCGCGACGGCCGCCTCGCCGAACTGGACGGCGGCGGCCTGACCTCCAGCGCCCTGGTCCAGCGGCACCTGGCCGACTCGTACGTGGTCAAGGCCTTCAACGCCATCGACTTCCGGCGGTTGCTCACCAGCGCCCGGCCCGCCGGGGCCGCCGACCGCAGTGCCCTGCCCGTCGCGGGCGACCACGCGGCGGCCAAGGACGAGGTGATCCGGCTTCTCGACGCCCTTGGCTACGACGCGGTCGATCTCGGCCCCCTGGCCGAGAGCTGGCGCGCCGAGCCGGGCACGCCGGTGTACGTCACGCCGTACCTGGCGGAACGCCCGGCCGGGCTCGGCCAGGAGGAGGCGGGGCGCTGGTTCTTCGAGACCCCCGGTGTCCCGGTCCCGGCCGCCCGGGTGAGGGAACTGACGGACTCGGCGGTACGCGGCGAGCCGGGCACCGCCCGCATGGCCCTCGCCGACGACTGACGTCCCGACGACCTACGTCACGACGACTGACGTCCCCCGGCTCCCTTCAGGGACTCTCACCAAGCCCGCCAACTCGCCTTCCGTGCAAGGGAATCAGCCCATGAGCTCCTCTTCCGGTTCCGCCCCGCGGTCCGCCCTCTCCGTCCGCACGTCCCCGGTCGACATCCCCACCCCCGACGGGACCGTCGACGCGTACGTCTGTCATCCGGCCGACGGCGGGCCGTACCCCGCCGTGCTCCTCTACATGGACGCGTTCGGGGTGCGGCCGCATCTGAAGGGGATGGCGGAGCGGCTGGCGGCGGCCGGGTACGCCGTTCTGCTGCCGAACGTGATGTACCGCAGCGGGCGGGCGCCGCTGGTGGAGCTGCCCGCGTTCATCAACCCGGCGGAGCGGCCGGAGATCATCGAGCGGATCCGTCCGGCGATGCTGGGGCTGACGCCGGACGCGGCGACGCGCGACGCCGGGGTCTACCTGGACTGGCTGGAGGCCTCCCCCCCCTGACGAACGGCGGCCCGGTCGGGATCACCGGCTACTGCATGGGCGCGGGGCTGGCGCTGCGGACGGCCGGGACGTACCCGGAGCGGGTGGCCGCGGCGGCGGGGTTCCACGGCGCGTACCTCGCGACGGACGCGCCCGACAGCCCCCATCTGCTCGCCGACCGGATCACCGCCGAGCTGTACTTCGGGCACGCCGACAACGACTCCGCCAACCCCGCCGACCAGATCGACCGCCTCGACAAGAGCCTCACCGCCGCCGGCGTACGCCACCGGGCCGAGGTCTACGAGGGCGCCCACCACGGCTTCACCCAGGCCGACACGGCCATGCACAGCCCCGAGGCGACGCAACGCCACTGGACGGCCCTGCTGGACCTCCTGGCCCGCACCCTATGAGGGAAGCCGGGCCGCAGGCAGGGGGAGGCGGGGCGGCCGTAGGGAAGGCGGCGTGCACGCGACGCGCCGGCGCGCACCGCACGGCGGCGTACGCCCGCCGGCGCGGGTCGGCGCGGGGGCCGCCGACCACGAGGCCGCCAGCCACGCCAGCCGTCACCGGCCCCCGGCCGTCACCGGCCCCCGGCCGTCGCCGGCCCCCGGCCGTCGCCGGCCCCCGGCCGTCGCCGGACGCGGCTGTCAGCGGTCCCCGGCCGTCGCCACCCTCGACCGCCGCTGGCACCTGGCCCGTCGCCCTCGGGCGGCCGCCAGCCCCCAGCTGTCGCCACCCCCGGCCGTCGCGACCCTCGACCGCCGCTGGCCCGCCGGCCCGTCGCCCCCGGGCCGTCGCCGGCCCCCGGCCGTCGCCGGCCCCCGACCCCCGCCGGCCCCCGGCCCGTCGCCACTCCCCGGCCGTCGCCATTCCCCGGTCGCCGCCAGCCCCCGGCCGTCACCGGCCCCCGGGTGTCCCCGTCACCCCCCTCAGGAACTCCGCCAACGTGTCCGTCGCCGTGTTGTGGGACGTGGCGGCGAAGAGGGGGTCGAGGTGGTTCATGGAGTTGTCGGACTCGTAGACGGCGTACGGGACGCGGGACTCGGCGGCGACACGGCGGGCGCTCTCCACGACCGTGCCCTTGGCGTAGCTGGTCTGGAAGGCGTAGAGGGGGATGTCGAGGCCGGCGGCGTGACGCAGGCGCAGCCCGAGGGAGCGGGCCAGGTCGGTGTCCGCGTAGGCGTCGCTCACGTCGAGGTCGACGGAGAGACGGGCGGGCCAGTACCACTCCCACACCCCGGGCACGGGCCCCGCGTACGCCTCCGCGACCCGTCCGATCGGCGTGATCCCGTCGTCGACCCACCCCCGTACGCCGTCGGCGTCGGCGTCGGCCGCCGCCGCGAGGTGCCCCGAGTGGACGCTGATGTCGTTCGGCCAGCCGAAGCCCGCGTCGACGAAGCTGCCGAGCAGCGCGGCGTTGGTCACCGGGAACGGCACCCGCAGCGCCTCTGGCACCCGGTCCTGGAGGACGGACCGGCCCTCGGGGGCGTGGTGGGCGTACCACCCGGCGAGCTGGTACCAGATCTGGGTGCTCTCGGCCCGCTCGCCCATTCCGACCCCGCTGAGCGTCATGTCGAAGACCTGCCCGCCGGCGATCGCCGCGAGCCGCTCCCGCACCTCCTCCGGCGAGTCCCGCACGGGCGCCCCCGTCCCCTCGAACGCGCCGCGCACGCCCCCGTCGAGGACCGCGAGCCCCACCAGATCCCGGTACCCGGGCCGGCCGCCGAAGTCCCAGGCCGCGTACGCCAGCGCACTGGTCGCCCCCCAGGAGTGCCCGCCGAGCACGACGCGCCGCCGCCCGCCCACGCGAGCGGCGCGCACGACGCCACGCAGGTCGTCGAGGGCCCGCTCCAGCCCCCACCGCCCGACGTACCCGGCGGCGGCGGGCTCCAGGGCCCGGTAGCGCCCGTCGAGGTAGTAGCCCACGGGGTCGGCGTCCCGCGCCCTCGCGAACCCGCTGCGGTCGGCGAGGTTCTCCTCGCGCCGGTCGACCGCCCACACCTGTGTCCCGGGCACGCGCGCGACCAGGTCCCGCGCCATCAGCCGGAAGTCGTTCGCCGCGCCGAACATCCCCGGCACCAGCACCACCACGGTCCGCGCGTCCCGCGACCCCACCTTCAGCACATGCACCCGATCACTGCCGACGGGCCCGCCCCCGGCCCCGACCGGAACCGGCACGTACTCCTCGTCCACGCCCCCGCCGCCGACGGCCCAGGCACTCCCGCCCCCGCCTCCGCCCACCGCCCCGGCCAGGGCCAGCCCCGCGCCCAGCCCACCGCTCAACACCGCTCTACGCGTCGGCCGTTTCGTCATCTCCGGTCGCCTCCTTGGGAGTTGGGGGGTTACGACACCGGCCCAAGCTTCCCCCGGCACCCGCCCGGCTCGACCACCGGGGCCGCCGAACGGACGGTTTCCGACGGATCGGTGTATGTCGGCCTTGGCGCACCGGAGTCCCGCCGCCCCTTCCTCCACGTTGGGCGTCCGACGCGGGGTGCCGTGGCCACGTAGCATCGGGCTTCGGCATCGGGGGGTGTTTCAGCGACGCGGAGGATCGGATGACCGTCGGTGCGGGTCGTGGGGCGCCGTCGGTGCGGCGGCGGGACGCGCTGCGCAATCGGGAGCTGTTGGTGGCGGCGGCTCATGAGGTGTTCACCGAGCAGGGGCTCGAAGCGCCGCTGGATGTGATCGCCCGCCGGGCCGGGGTGGGGAACGCGACGCTGTACCGGCACTTCCCGAGCCGCGCCACGCTCATCGAGGCCGTCTTCCACGACCAGCTCACCGGCACGATGGCCGTGGGGGACCGGGTCCGCGACGCGCCGGACGCCTGGACCGGGCTGGTCGAGTACCTCGGCGCGGTCTTCCACACGCTGGCGTCCGACCGGGGCACCAACGACCTCATGACCACGCATCTGCCGGGCATCGACGTCCTGGAGGACGTCCACGAGCACAACCGGCGGACCGTCGAGCTGCTGCTGCGGCGCGGCCGTGAGGAGGGCACGGTGCGTGGCGATGTCACCACCGAGGACGTCCTCTTCGCCTTCGCCGCCCTCGGTCGCGCCGTCCCCGCCCTCACCGCCGCCACCACCCCCGACGCCTGGCGCCGCCCCCTCACCCTCCTCCTCGACGGCCTCCGGCCCTCCGCACCCACACCACCGACGCCACCGACAGTCCTGCCGGGGATCGCCCTCACCGCCGAGCAACTCCACGCCGTATTGGGAGAGTTGGGGCCGCATCGGTCGACCAAGGGGTAGCGAGATCATCCGGATCCCCGGTCCGGTCACTCCGTCCCGTCGAGGGTGATCGCCGCCGTCGGGCAGACCGCCGCCGCCTCGCGGACGGCCGGATGGTGCGGTGCGGCGGGGGTCTGGTCGAGGAGTACGACGATGCCGTCCTCGTCGCGTTGGTCGAAGACCTCGGGGGCGATGAGGACGCACAGGCCGGCGCCACAGCATTTCGTCTCGTCGACGTGGACCTTCATGGGGACACCTCCTGGGAAGACCCTCGTCACCAGCGCACCGGGACCTCGCGCAGGCCGCCGACGAGGAGGCCCTCGACCTTGCGCAACTCATCGGCGGGGACGGCGAGTTCGAGGGTGGGCAGCTTGCGGAGGAGGACTTCGAGGACGACCTGCAACTCCGTGCGCGCGAGGGCCTGGCCGAGGCACGAGTGCGGCCCGGCGCCGAACGTGAGGTGGGGGTTGGGGCTGCGGGTCAGGTCCATCTCGTCGGGCGAGGGGAAGACCCGGTCGTCCCGGTTGGCAGAAGACATCCCGCAGAACACGGTGGTGCCGCCCGGCAGCAGCTCCCCGTCCAGCTCCACGTCCTCGCTCAGATAGCGCCGCATCCCGAACGCGCCGAGGTTGGCGTCGAAGCGCAGCACCTCCTCCACCGCCGTACGGACCAGGGAGGGATCGGCGAGCAACTGCTCCCAGCGGCCGCGGTCGGCCAGCAGCAGCGCGACCATCTTGCCGATCATGTTCGCGGTGGTCTCGTGGCCGGCCACCAGCAACCCCATGCCGGTGGCGAGGAGTTCGGCGTCGGTGAGGCGTTCCTCCTCCGGCAGCGCGGCGCTCTCCACGATCAGCGTGCTGAGCAGATCCTCACCCGACGCGGCGCGCTTCGCCTCGACCAGGGCGGACATATAGCCCGCGAACTCCGTGAACGCCGCCCGGGTCTCCTCCTTCGAGAAGCGGCTGACGTTCAGGAACGCGTCCGACCAGTGCGAGAAGCGGTCGCGGTCCTCGGCCGGAGCGCCGAGCAGGTCGCAGATGACGTAGACCGGGAGCGGGAAGCCGAGGGCCGCCTTCAGGTCGGCCGGTTCACCCGGCGTGGCCTGCTCGATCATGTCGTCGAGCAGGGACTCCGCGATCCGCGCCATGCCGGGGCGCAGGGCAGCCATGCGTTTCGCGGTGAAGTACCGGCCCACCTGGCGCCGCCAGCGCAGATGCTGCTCGCCGTGCTCGGGGATCGCCAACGCGTACTCGGGGCTCGCGTCGGCCGCGACGCCGCCGGAGCCGTCGGCGGAGAGCCGCGCGGTGTCCTCGCCGGCGCGCGGGCGGGCGAAGCGGGGGTCGGAGAGGAGGGCGCGGACGTCGTCGTAACGGCTCACGAACTTCGCCCGGTCGCCGCTCGGCAGCTCGACCGTGGCCACCGGGCAGCGGGCGCGCAGCCGCTCCCACGCGGCGGGCGGGTCCAGTGGCCCGTCGCTGACCATCGGCAGCCGGACCACTTCCTCACCACCACCACCGCTCGTCCCGACCGTTCCAGTCCCGGCCGCTCCTGACCTGACCGTGCTTGTCTCGGCTACTCCTGTCCCGACCGTGCCTGTCTCGGCTTTGCCCGTCTCGGTGTCGCCCGTTTCGACCTTGCTCATCTCGGCATCTCCTAGTGGGGGGAGGGAGGGAGATGGCAATGCACGCTACACGGGTAGTGCATCGTGCATCAATGGTGCATCATGCACTCTCCATGCATGGCGCAATCTCGACGTAGGGTGAGGGGCCCATGGAGGCCACACAGGCAGGAGGAGACCGGTGGATGCCCGAGAGGCGGGGGAGCGCATCGAGCGGGAGCTGCTGATCCTGACGCGGAACCGCGAGACGTCGACGCCCCGTGGCGTCCGCGACGGCGGTGCCCTGGACCGCAGCGCCTATGTTCTGCTCACCAGGCTGGAGGCCCAAGGGCCCATGTCCATCCCGGACTTCGTGGAGGCGTTCGGGTTCAACGCGTCCACGTTCACCCGCCAGACCTCGGCGCTCCTGCGGGAGGGGCTGGTGGAGCGGACCCTCGACCCCGACGGGGGAGTGGCCCGTAAGTTCCGGATCACCGACAAGGGGTCGGCGCGCCTCACCGAGCAGCGCGAGGAGTTCGTCGCCGGGCTCACCGGCGTCATCGCCGACTGGCCCGCCGAACGCCTCCGGCGCTTCGTCGCCGACCTGGAGCAGTTCAACACCGACATCGAACGTATCAGCGGACGTTCTTGGCCACGTCCCATGGCCGAGGGCTGACCGCCTGGCAACGGTCAGCCCTCTGGTGTCCTGCGTGCGGCGGTGTGCGGCCGTGCGTCAGTTCACGCACACGATCCCGAGCAGGCAGAGCCCCGAGGGGGACGTCGTCGCCGTGTCGGAGCTCGAACCGTCGGATGCGCCCGTGTCCGAACCGGAGCCCGAGCCGGAGCCCGATCCCGTGTCCCCGCCCGAGCCGCTTCCCGCTTCCGAGCCGGTGCCCGAGCCGTTGTCCGCGCCGGAGCCCGATCCCGTGCCGGTGCCCGCGTCCGACGAGGCGCCGGGGTCGTCGGTGGCCGGCGGCGTGGTCGTTCCGTCCGACGGGGTGGCGGCGGTGTCGTCGGCGGCCGACCTGCCGGCGCCGGAGGAGCCGGTCCGCGCGTCCTGGGCGGACGGCGTGGCCGAGTCCGTACGGGGCACATTGGGGTGCTCGGCGCGGGAGTTCGACCGGCTCGCGGTGGAGCGGTCGCGTACGGGGTCGCCGGACGGGGTCCATGAGGGGGAGTCGTCCGGGGTGCGCCGGGCGTCGTCGGTCTCCGTCGCCGACGTCCGGTCGCGCTGCGAGCCCTGTTGCTCGACGGAGCCGAGGCTCTCGGCGTCCGGGGCCGTGGCCGCCTGGGTGCGGTCGGTGGACTGCCGGTCCATGCCCATGACGGTCAGTCCGCCACCGACCAGCGCCACGGCGGTCGCGACGACGGCCCGGCGCTGGTTCTTCTTCCACCGCGCCAACTGACGCCGGCGCGCGGCCCGCCCCTGCGGCACCACGTCCACGCCCTCGACGTCCACGCCGTTCACGACATCCACGCCGTTCACGCCGTTCACGTCGCGAGCGCCATCCGCGTCAGCGGCCCGGTCCGCGGCCCGGTCAGCGGTCCCGTCAGTGCTCCGGCCGAGGTGCCCGCCGTCGATGCCCGCCGGCTCGTCCGCCGGCGTCCCGCCGTGCCACCCCTCGTCCGCCGTCGCCCCGTACTCCCACGTCGCGGCCGGAAGCACCGGTGCCGCCGGTGTCGTCGGCGGCAGGGGGATCATCAGCGGTGAGGTCGCCTCCCCGGTGGGCCCGGACGGGTCGACACGGCTGTCGATCGCGGCCGGGGCTATGTCGGGCGCGTAGGCGCCGCAGCCCGGGCACACGAGGGCGCCGTTGAGATGTCGGCGACATGAGGAGCAGTAGTCCATCGAGGTCTTCCTGTGTTGGCATGCCGTCGACCCGCCGGGCCGCGGCCCGGTCACATCACGTTCGCACGTGGGATCGAGCGGATCGAGCGGTCAGCAACGCTAACGAGCCATTCTCAGGGCTGTGTGCAGGCTGTGTGACGCTCCTGCGCGGATTCCCCGGGGACTTGGAACCGGTTCCGCAGGGATGTGCGGGCGTGTGTTTGAGCCGTGCTCGCCACACGTTCCGTTGAATTCCGTCCCAACAGGCAACCCGGGCACGCCTTTTGCCGGTCTCACAGGTTGCTCACAGGACGAGTGGACCGAGCCCGGTCGGCCCGGGGTGCGTGGGGGTGCATCCGTTCGGCCGGCCACCGGTCGGCCGTCGTCCGTGGGCTGTCCAGTCCGATGCCCCTGACCAGGGCACTCGCAGACGAGGAACCGATGACCAGCCAGATGACCAACTCCTCCAGCCCGACCGGCGAGACCGGTCCGGCGAGCGCGACCAGCTCGTCCGGCCCGTCCGGTGGCCAGGACCGCCGCCGTCGCCTGAAGCGCCCGGGCCTCGCCGCCCTGGCGTCGCTCACGGTGGTCGCCGCCGTGGCCGGGGCCGCCCCCGGCGCCGGTGCCGCGCCCGCCGCCAAGCCCGGGACGCCGCAGATCAAGCTGATCGCCGCGTCGAACTCCGTGACGCTCACCCGCTCCGAGTGGATGGGCGGCGTCAGCCTCCAGCTCGGGACCTACCTGTCGGTCGACAACGCGCCCCTGGAGCTCCAGGTGACGCGCAAGTCGTACAAGGACCCCATCGTCGTCAAGCAGTTCCTGCGCGACGGCAAGACCACCAAGACGAAGACGCTGCCGAAGGGCACCGTCGACGACTTCTCCGGGCTGAAGGGCTTCCTGGAGATGTCGATCAAGAACGCGGCGGGCGAGGAGGTCCTGAAGAGCGCGGACACCTTCTGCCCGAACAACGCCTCGGGCCGCATCCGTCCGGACGCCCCCGACCTCAACCACTATCCGCAGAGCTGCTCCACCAACCCGTGGACGCTGGGCTCGGTGTGGGGCATCGAGAAGGGCTGGGCCACCAACACCACCCAGTTCGACTACGAGAGGGGCGTGGACCTGCCGGCCGGCGAGTACACCGCCAAGGTCGGCGTCGCGAAGAAGTACCGCGACCTGTTCGGCATCCCCGACGACCGGCCGACCATCAAGGTGACGGTGCGGGAGGAGCCCGCCGGCGAGGACGGCGGGGAAGGCGGCGTGGGCATGGCCCCGTCGAAGTCGTCGTCCTCCGCCCACCACGGCGGAGCCCACGGCGGTCACGACGCGAAGTCCGCCCCGGCCGGACAGCCGGCCCCGGACAGCCACCACTACGGCCCGCGCGGCGCCGACGCCCCGACGCCGCCCGAGCTGTCCTTCGCCCTTCAGGACCGGGGCCTGGCCAACCACCTCGGCGACGGCAAGGGCCACACCGACGGCTCCCGCATCGCACCCGCGCTGCAGGCCGCCCCCAAGCGTCCCACCGGCAAGGCGGGCGCCCCGGCGAACACCCCCAAGCCGGACCTGCGCTCGCTCCCCGCCTGGGACATCGCCATCACCGACGGCGAGGACGGCGACGCACCCGGCAAGGACTACCTCGCCTTCAGCGCCAACGTGTGGAACGCCGGCCCCGCGCCGCTCGTCGTCGACGGCTTCCGCAAGCCGGGCGCGAACCTGATGGACTCGTACCAGTACTTCTACGACGCCAAGGGCAAGCAGGTCGGCTACGCACCCGCCGGCACCATGGAGTGGGACCCGCGCGAGGGCCACGAGCACTGGCACTTCACGGACTTCGCCAGCTACCGCCTGCTCAGCGCGGACCAGACCAAGGAGGTGCGCTCCGGCAAGGAGGCGTTCTGCCTGGCCAACACCGACGCCATCGACTACACGGTGAAGAACGCCAACTGGCACCCGGAGAACACCGACCTGTCCACCGCGTGCGGTTCCGAGGACGCCATCAACGTCCGTGAGGTCCTCGACGTCGGCTCCGGCGACACGTACACCCAGTACCGTCCCGGCCAGTCCTTCGACATCACCGACCTGCCGAACGGCACGTACTACATCCAGGTGATCGCCAACCCGGAGAACCGTCTCCAGGAGGCCAACCACAAGAACAACGTCGCGCTCCGCAAGGTGATCCTCGGCGGCACGGAGGGCGCCCGCACGGTCCAGGTCCCGCCGCACGACCTGATCGACGCCAAGTGACAGCGGTCTGATCCGCCCCCGGCGACAACGAACCCCCAGGCCCTGGGCCTGGGGGTTTCGCCGTGAGTGGCGGGGGCGTGGGGGCGTCACGCCTTCGCCGCGGCGACCTCCGCCTCCGCCGACCGCGCGGGGCCCTGGACGTCCGTCGCCGGGACGGCCGCGCGGCGCTTCGGGATGAAGGAGGCGAGGAGGAAGGCGACGAGAGCGGCACCGGCGCCGATGGCCATGACGACCTTGAAGCCGTTCTCGGAGGGCAGCGCGTAGCCGCCGAAGTCGGTGGTCATCTGGGCGAGGATGACGCCGGCGAGGGCGCTGGCGAACGACGTGCCGAGCGAACGCATCAGCGTGTTCAGGCTGTTGGCGGCGGCCGTCTCGGACTCCGGCACGGCACCCATGATCAGCGCGGGCATCGCGCCGTAGGTGAAGCCGACGCCGCCGCCGATGACGCAGGAGACCAGGACGATGTGCCAGACCTCGCTCATCAGGACGATGTTCAGGCCGTAACCGGCGGCGACGATCAGCGCGCCGACCATCAGCGTCACCTTCGGACCCTTGGCCTTGGTGAGCCCGGCGGACACCGCGGACATCGCCATCATCACCAGACCCTGCGGGGCCAGCACCAGACCCACGGTCATCATGGACTTGCCGAGGCCGTAGCCGGTCTGCTCGGGCAGCTGGAGCAGCTGCGGCAGGACCAGCGACATCGCGAACATCGAGAACCCGAGCGCCACCGAGGCCAGGTTGGTGAACAGCACCTGGGGGCGGGCCGTGGTCCGCAGATCGACCAGCGGCTGCTTCGCCCGCAGCTCCCAGAAACCCCACGACGCGAGGATCACGACGGCCCCGGCGAACAGGCCCAGCGTCGTCCCGCTCGTCCAGCCCCAGTCGCCGCCCTTGGACACGGCCAGCAGCAGCGAGACCAGCCCGGCGGACAGCCCGAGCGAGCCGACCAGGTCGAAACGGCCGCCGGTGCGCACCTTCGACTCCGGTACGACGGTCAGGACCAGCAGGAACGACAGGGCGCCCAGGGCGGCGGAGGTCCAGAACAGCAGGTGCCAGTTCCAGTTGTCCGCGATGAACGCGGCGGCGGGCAGCCCGAGCGCGCCACCGACACCCAGCGAGGCGCTCATCAGCGCGGTCGACCCGGCGAGCCGCTCGGCGGGCAGCACGTCCCGCATGATGCTGATGCCGAGGGGGATGACGGCGGCCGCCAGT
This genomic stretch from Streptomyces deccanensis harbors:
- a CDS encoding alpha/beta hydrolase, with amino-acid sequence MTKRPTRRAVLSGGLGAGLALAGAVGGGGGGSAWAVGGGGVDEEYVPVPVGAGGGPVGSDRVHVLKVGSRDARTVVVLVPGMFGAANDFRLMARDLVARVPGTQVWAVDRREENLADRSGFARARDADPVGYYLDGRYRALEPAAAGYVGRWGLERALDDLRGVVRAARVGGRRRVVLGGHSWGATSALAYAAWDFGGRPGYRDLVGLAVLDGGVRGAFEGTGAPVRDSPEEVRERLAAIAGGQVFDMTLSGVGMGERAESTQIWYQLAGWYAHHAPEGRSVLQDRVPEALRVPFPVTNAALLGSFVDAGFGWPNDISVHSGHLAAAADADADGVRGWVDDGITPIGRVAEAYAGPVPGVWEWYWPARLSVDLDVSDAYADTDLARSLGLRLRHAAGLDIPLYAFQTSYAKGTVVESARRVAAESRVPYAVYESDNSMNHLDPLFAATSHNTATDTLAEFLRGVTGTPGGR
- a CDS encoding ferredoxin, with the translated sequence MKVHVDETKCCGAGLCVLIAPEVFDQRDEDGIVVLLDQTPAAPHHPAVREAAAVCPTAAITLDGTE
- a CDS encoding MFS transporter yields the protein MSHALARPSDAGAGTPSRPNAVVAVLALAGIVVALMQTLVIPIVPELPRLLDAPASDTAWAVTATLLAAAVATPVVGRLGDMFGKRRMLLLSIVLLVSGSVVCALADSLVPMITGRGLQGLAAAVIPLGISIMRDVLPAERLAGSTALMSASLGVGGALGLPAAAFIADNWNWHLLFWTSAALGALSFLLVLTVVPESKVRTGGRFDLVGSLGLSAGLVSLLLAVSKGGDWGWTSGTTLGLFAGAVVILASWGFWELRAKQPLVDLRTTARPQVLFTNLASVALGFSMFAMSLVLPQLLQLPEQTGYGLGKSMMTVGLVLAPQGLVMMAMSAVSAGLTKAKGPKVTLMVGALIVAAGYGLNIVLMSEVWHIVLVSCVIGGGVGFTYGAMPALIMGAVPESETAAANSLNTLMRSLGTSFASALAGVILAQMTTDFGGYALPSENGFKVVMAIGAGAALVAFLLASFIPKRRAAVPATDVQGPARSAEAEVAAAKA
- a CDS encoding cytochrome P450, giving the protein MVSDGPLDPPAAWERLRARCPVATVELPSGDRAKFVSRYDDVRALLSDPRFARPRAGEDTARLSADGSGGVAADASPEYALAIPEHGEQHLRWRRQVGRYFTAKRMAALRPGMARIAESLLDDMIEQATPGEPADLKAALGFPLPVYVICDLLGAPAEDRDRFSHWSDAFLNVSRFSKEETRAAFTEFAGYMSALVEAKRAASGEDLLSTLIVESAALPEEERLTDAELLATGMGLLVAGHETTANMIGKMVALLLADRGRWEQLLADPSLVRTAVEEVLRFDANLGAFGMRRYLSEDVELDGELLPGGTTVFCGMSSANRDDRVFPSPDEMDLTRSPNPHLTFGAGPHSCLGQALARTELQVVLEVLLRKLPTLELAVPADELRKVEGLLVGGLREVPVRW
- a CDS encoding lysyl oxidase family protein — encoded protein: MTSQMTNSSSPTGETGPASATSSSGPSGGQDRRRRLKRPGLAALASLTVVAAVAGAAPGAGAAPAAKPGTPQIKLIAASNSVTLTRSEWMGGVSLQLGTYLSVDNAPLELQVTRKSYKDPIVVKQFLRDGKTTKTKTLPKGTVDDFSGLKGFLEMSIKNAAGEEVLKSADTFCPNNASGRIRPDAPDLNHYPQSCSTNPWTLGSVWGIEKGWATNTTQFDYERGVDLPAGEYTAKVGVAKKYRDLFGIPDDRPTIKVTVREEPAGEDGGEGGVGMAPSKSSSSAHHGGAHGGHDAKSAPAGQPAPDSHHYGPRGADAPTPPELSFALQDRGLANHLGDGKGHTDGSRIAPALQAAPKRPTGKAGAPANTPKPDLRSLPAWDIAITDGEDGDAPGKDYLAFSANVWNAGPAPLVVDGFRKPGANLMDSYQYFYDAKGKQVGYAPAGTMEWDPREGHEHWHFTDFASYRLLSADQTKEVRSGKEAFCLANTDAIDYTVKNANWHPENTDLSTACGSEDAINVREVLDVGSGDTYTQYRPGQSFDITDLPNGTYYIQVIANPENRLQEANHKNNVALRKVILGGTEGARTVQVPPHDLIDAK
- a CDS encoding MarR family winged helix-turn-helix transcriptional regulator, which produces MDAREAGERIERELLILTRNRETSTPRGVRDGGALDRSAYVLLTRLEAQGPMSIPDFVEAFGFNASTFTRQTSALLREGLVERTLDPDGGVARKFRITDKGSARLTEQREEFVAGLTGVIADWPAERLRRFVADLEQFNTDIERISGRSWPRPMAEG
- a CDS encoding SCO2400 family protein, with protein sequence MDYCSSCRRHLNGALVCPGCGAYAPDIAPAAIDSRVDPSGPTGEATSPLMIPLPPTTPAAPVLPAATWEYGATADEGWHGGTPADEPAGIDGGHLGRSTDGTADRAADRAADADGARDVNGVNGVDVVNGVDVEGVDVVPQGRAARRRQLARWKKNQRRAVVATAVALVGGGLTVMGMDRQSTDRTQAATAPDAESLGSVEQQGSQRDRTSATETDDARRTPDDSPSWTPSGDPVRDRSTASRSNSRAEHPNVPRTDSATPSAQDARTGSSGAGRSAADDTAATPSDGTTTPPATDDPGASSDAGTGTGSGSGADNGSGTGSEAGSGSGGDTGSGSGSGSGSDTGASDGSSSDTATTSPSGLCLLGIVCVN
- a CDS encoding TetR family transcriptional regulator, which codes for MSEVSGAARANTRDIARAAVRAELAQVAFELFRRDGFDKVTLDDLASAAGVSRSTFLRYFGTKEDAVLDVFDAHGGWVADALRARPADEDDWTALRRALDTVIQRYHQDPVGSLATTRLVRDTPALCARQLEKQHGWRPTLAKALAERHGSPGPPTLAETVRAAAALDCLNIALDHWTASDGDLDLVALLDEAFATLTP
- a CDS encoding NADPH-dependent F420 reductase; this encodes MTKTLGLIGSGMIGGALARLAVAAGMDVVLSNSRGPETLADLVAELGDRAHAATPAEAARAGDLVVATIPLHAYTRLSAADLAGRTVIDTMNYYPERDGRLAELDGGGLTSSALVQRHLADSYVVKAFNAIDFRRLLTSARPAGAADRSALPVAGDHAAAKDEVIRLLDALGYDAVDLGPLAESWRAEPGTPVYVTPYLAERPAGLGQEEAGRWFFETPGVPVPAARVRELTDSAVRGEPGTARMALADD
- a CDS encoding TetR/AcrR family transcriptional regulator, which translates into the protein MTVGAGRGAPSVRRRDALRNRELLVAAAHEVFTEQGLEAPLDVIARRAGVGNATLYRHFPSRATLIEAVFHDQLTGTMAVGDRVRDAPDAWTGLVEYLGAVFHTLASDRGTNDLMTTHLPGIDVLEDVHEHNRRTVELLLRRGREEGTVRGDVTTEDVLFAFAALGRAVPALTAATTPDAWRRPLTLLLDGLRPSAPTPPTPPTVLPGIALTAEQLHAVLGELGPHRSTKG